The sequence below is a genomic window from Acetobacteroides hydrogenigenes.
GAAAGGCCAATCACCACAAAGCTGAGTAGCGGAAGTAGCGGAATAAGTATTGCTGCAATATCCAAATTCATAGCTTAGTGTTTTAGGGTATCAGCCTCGTCCATATCAACCGTATTGAACTTGCGGTAGAGGTTAATGATGATGGCGATGGCCACCGTAACCTCGGCTGCCGCAATGGCAATTACGAAAAGGGTAAAGAATACGCCCTCGAGCTGATTGGGATATAGGTACTTGTTAAATGCAACGAAGTTGATGTTAACGCTGTTAAGGATAAGCTCCACCGACATCAGCATGGTGATCATGTTGCGGCGGGTGAAGAAGCCGAAAATCCCGATAAAAAACAGCAGGGTGCTAAGCACCAAAAAGTGTGTTATTGGAATTTGTTCCATCTCTTACTCGTTTTTTTCTTTAATGGCGATGGCAATGCTACCAACCAGCGCGGCAAGAAGCAGGAAGCTAATCACCTCGAAGAGCAGTGCGTATCCGTGGTTTGTATAGTCGAGCATCTGCAAGCCAATTGTCTTTACCGAAGCATCTATATTCTCTTGGCTATCCTGTGGAAAATCATGCGATAGCGCTACTCCAAGGGTAAGCAGAAGTCCTGCTACGCTAAGAAGTCCACCCCAAAATAGGTTGCTACGTTTGCTCGATGGCAGCTTCTTCCCCGATTGGTGAGTGAGGAATATCGAAAAGATGATGAGCACCACGATACCTCCCACGTAAATCAGGATTTGCAGTCCGGCAATAAACTCCATGTTCATTAGAAAGTAGATGCCGGCAATGCTTACCATGGTGAAAAGCAGATATATTGCCGATCGAAAAACCTTTTGGGAAAACACGGTTAGTGCACCAAAGGTAACTGCAAGTGACGCCAAAATGTAGAATATTATAGACTCTGCGCTCATTTTACGGTCGATTTAAGTTTAGAACCAGGGTTGTTGAGCACCTTGTTGAGGGTTGTACTCTTGTAAGCGCTATGCTCAAAGGTATTGTCGAAGGCGATGGCATCGCTCGGACAGGCATCTACGCATAAGCCGCAAAAGGTGCAAAGCCCCATGTGGTACACCCACTTGTCGAGTACCTTTTTCTTCTTACCATCCTCCTGCTCCTCCATCTTAGATAGAATCTTAATGGTACCGTTTGGACAGTTGATCTCGCAAATACCGCAAGCCGTACAAGCGTGAAGGTTCTCAGCATCGTGGATAAGCGTAAGATTTCCCTTAAAGCGACTAGGAATAACCAGCGTATCGCGGTTTTCGGGGTAAGGCTGTACCAGCATCTTTTTAGGATGCGAGAAGTAGTAGCCCGTAAGCTTCATCCCTTGCCATAGCGAGCGAAGTGCAAGGAATATGCTTTTATAGTAGTTGAATATGCTTTTCATTGTGTTGCGGATTATAGGAACCAGTTCATAAGGGTGATTATGGCCGCAATTACCATGTTAACGATGCTAACCGGTAGCAGATACTTCCACTCGAGCTTCAGCAGCTGGTCGATACGTAAGCGGGGGAACGTCCAACGGAACCACATGATTAGGAAGATAATGGCAAACGTTTTGCCAAAGAACCAAACTACACCGGGGATGTAGTCCATCAGGTGATTGAATACTTCGAGACCTGGAATATGGAACGGCATCCATCCGCCAAGGAAGACGGTAGCGGCAAGCATGGATAGCACAAACAGGTTGCAGTATTCCGAGAGGAAGAACATGGCGAATTGCATTCCCGAATACTCGGTATGGAATCCGGCGGTTAGCTCCTGCTCAGCTTCAGCAAGGTCGAAAGGTGCACGGTTTAGCTCGGCAGTACTTGCGATAATGTACACCACAAAGGCTACAACAGCAGGGATGTGACCCTTAAATATCCACCATAGGTCGCCCTGACTCATAATGATATCCTTAACGCTAAGACTACCTACCATAAGTACGATGGTAATCAGCGAAAGGCCTGATGATAGCTCGTAGCTCACGATTTGTGCACCACTACGCATAGCACCAAGTAGTGCGTACTTGTTGTTGGATGCCCAACCTGCCATTAGAATACCAATTACCGAAAGTGAGCTTACTGAGGCAATGTAGAATACGCCAATGTTGATATCCCAGAACTGAACGCCTGGAGCAAACGACATCGGTGCAAAGGTCATAAAGCTTACGGCTGTAACCAAGAATGGAGCAATGGCAAACATGAGCTTATCGGCATTCTTGGGCGTAAGGCACTCCTTCATAAAGAGTTTAAGCACATCTGCCACAGCCTGAAGCGATCCCCATTTTCCAACGCGGTTTGGACCGTAGCGCATCTGCATAAATCCGGCAATCTTACGCTCGGCGTAAACCATTACGATTGCCATTACGATTACCAAACCGATAATGGCTAATCCACCTAGCACCAGCTCGGCCGCTAGCGCGAGATTGGGGCTTAGGGTTTGGTTGAGCCAAGTATCAATCGAATGGATGATATCTGCTAGTGTGATTGTTAGTAACATTATTGTTCTTGTTTAAGATTTGCAAAGTGAGATTTGTGATTTGCGTATTGCGAAAGGTGATTTGTGATAAAAATCCCACGTCGCACATCGCTTATCTCATATCCCATATCGCCCATCTATCTATCAATATCAGGGATTATTAAGTCGAGCGTCGACATGATGGCGATCATATCGCCAATCTTTTGGCCGATAAACATTTTACGCAGTGCGCTTAGGTTGGCAAAGTTTGGGGTGCGGTACTTTAAGCGGTAGGGTTTAGAACCTCCATCGCTCACCAGGTACACGCCTAGTTCGCCACGAGCGGTTTCTACGCGCTGGTAGTACTCGCCCTCTGGCACTTTAGGAACACCCTTCAGCTTTTCGCGGTAGGGACCCGAGGGGATATTGTCAATCAGCTGCTCGATGATGCTTATCGACTGCTTCATCTCGTCCATGCGAACCATGTAGCGATCCCAGCAGTCACCGCCTTTGTAGATGATCTCTTCGAATTGAAGCTTATCGTATCCATCGTAAGGGAAGCGCTTGCGGACATCGCATGCTAACCCAGAAGC
It includes:
- a CDS encoding 4Fe-4S binding protein, which produces MKSIFNYYKSIFLALRSLWQGMKLTGYYFSHPKKMLVQPYPENRDTLVIPSRFKGNLTLIHDAENLHACTACGICEINCPNGTIKILSKMEEQEDGKKKKVLDKWVYHMGLCTFCGLCVDACPSDAIAFDNTFEHSAYKSTTLNKVLNNPGSKLKSTVK
- the nuoH gene encoding NADH-quinone oxidoreductase subunit NuoH encodes the protein MLLTITLADIIHSIDTWLNQTLSPNLALAAELVLGGLAIIGLVIVMAIVMVYAERKIAGFMQMRYGPNRVGKWGSLQAVADVLKLFMKECLTPKNADKLMFAIAPFLVTAVSFMTFAPMSFAPGVQFWDINIGVFYIASVSSLSVIGILMAGWASNNKYALLGAMRSGAQIVSYELSSGLSLITIVLMVGSLSVKDIIMSQGDLWWIFKGHIPAVVAFVVYIIASTAELNRAPFDLAEAEQELTAGFHTEYSGMQFAMFFLSEYCNLFVLSMLAATVFLGGWMPFHIPGLEVFNHLMDYIPGVVWFFGKTFAIIFLIMWFRWTFPRLRIDQLLKLEWKYLLPVSIVNMVIAAIITLMNWFL
- a CDS encoding NADH-quinone oxidoreductase subunit J family protein, with the protein product MSAESIIFYILASLAVTFGALTVFSQKVFRSAIYLLFTMVSIAGIYFLMNMEFIAGLQILIYVGGIVVLIIFSIFLTHQSGKKLPSSKRSNLFWGGLLSVAGLLLTLGVALSHDFPQDSQENIDASVKTIGLQMLDYTNHGYALLFEVISFLLLAALVGSIAIAIKEKNE
- the nuoK gene encoding NADH-quinone oxidoreductase subunit NuoK, giving the protein MEQIPITHFLVLSTLLFFIGIFGFFTRRNMITMLMSVELILNSVNINFVAFNKYLYPNQLEGVFFTLFVIAIAAAEVTVAIAIIINLYRKFNTVDMDEADTLKH